One Aphidius gifuensis isolate YNYX2018 linkage group LG3, ASM1490517v1, whole genome shotgun sequence DNA window includes the following coding sequences:
- the LOC122852306 gene encoding chromodomain-helicase-DNA-binding protein Mi-2 homolog isoform X5, translated as MASDDEVDENYGGEEDVDETAATVANVNPPLDGSSDAEDPQRLKEDDDYEPEERKKKKGKKRKARSEDKKGKKKKKKKKSDSGDESDYGGGGVGGTGEVADGAGEDSDYGSNRKSRKSSSRKSSSHNTSTTQSQEPATGMPTIEEVCSTFDLTDVQIDYSDADFQNLTTYKLFQQHVRPLLAKENPKVPMSKLMMLVAAKWRDFSELNPHTQGDADVSTANVDEESRGVRSNRGAPVQEADEDDDDDEDSDRKRKSRGSRAKKGKKASKVPTLKIKLGKRKRGSSDEEAEGSTAGTDRDSDMEFEQMLADAEDPVEDATKVEDNAPEVPAEPPIRRKAKTKIGNKTKKKKTKKTASKFPDGETDHQDYCEVCQQGGEIILCDTCPRAYHLVCLEPELEETPEGKWSCPHCEGEGAADDDDEHMEFCRVCKDGGELLCCDSCTSAYHTHCLNPPLTEIPEGSWKCPRCSCPPIMAKVSKILTWRWKEITDESSDEPSTSKTPPKTRKIREFFVKWADMSYWHCDWITELQLDVFHPLMFRNYSRKYDMDEPPKLEEPLDESDSRVKRLRDHDGGHNRDEYNLEERFYRYGVRPEWLVVHRVINHRLQRDGRATYLVKWRELGYDLATWEDEHEDIPGLKQAIDYYSDLRAANSLEGTTSRKGKKGKGKKSKTRELIDDEERVPKRYTPPPDKPTTDLKKKYERQPDYLEITGMQLHPYQLEGLNWLRYSWGQGIDTILADEMGLGKTIQTITFLYSLYKEGHCKGPFLVSVPLSTIINWEREFETWAPDFYCVTYVGDKDSRIVIRENEMSFEEGAVRGGRASKIRSSQIKFNVLLTSYELVSIDSACLGSIDWAVLVVDEAHRLKSNQSKFFRLLASYNIAYKLLLTGTPLQNNLEELFHLLNFLCRDKFNDLSTFQNEFADISKEEQVKKLHEMLGPHMLRRLKADVLKNMPSKSEFIVRVELSPMQKKYYKYILTRNFEALNPKGGGQQVSLLNIMMDLKKCCNHPYLFPAASQEAPTGPNGNYETTALIKAAGKLVLLSTMLTKLRLDGHRVLIFSQMTKMLDILEDYLEGEGYKYERIDGNITGTQRQEAIDRFNAPGAQQFVFLLSTRAGGLGINLATADTVIIYDSDWNPHNDIQAFSRAHRIGQANKVMIYRFVTRNSVEERVTQVAKRKMMLTHLVVRPGMGGKGSNFSKQELDDILRFGTEELFKEEEGKEDEAIHYDEKAVAELLDRSKEGIEQKENWANEYLSSFKVASYVTKEGEIEEEADTEIIKQEAENTDPAYWIKLLRHHYEQQQEDIARTLGKGKRVRKQINYSDGGVTGDQGARDDQPWQENLSDYNSDFSAPSDDDKEDDDFDEKGDGDLLSRRSRRRLERRDEKDRPLPPLLARVNGNMEVLGFNARQRKAFLNAIMRYGMPPQDAFNSQWLVRDLRGKSEKNFKAYVSLFMRHLCEPGADNAETFADGVPREGLSRQHVLTRIGVMSLIRKKVQEFEHINGYYSMPEMIRKPVEPVKNDGTATIAAVAAGTTITTVTGDAASTATATTTTASGAANSNATTTVTNAVSPTTVATTTTTVVATDGTTTTTTTAATETAGETTTTTATAETTTTSSTTTSPTTVTSPSETTNTTETESKSISSESTDDKEIKEDDKEKEKEKLDIKEIKDESKDTKEISEIVNDKQKDNEEEKITENENSDKDKEPVDLKTEKPITTPAETTITLIKNDEKSDNETKPKVENDEEVVIVKDDEEDAENKDTKDTKDKDSKDNEVDIKPKRKFMFNIADGGFTELHTLWLNEEKAAVPGREYEIWHRRHDYWLLAGIVTHGYGRWQDIQNDIRFAIINEPFKMDVGKGNFLEIKNKFLARRFKLLEQALVIEEQLRRAAYLNLTQDPNHPAMSLNARFAEVECLAESHQHLSKESLAGNKPANAVLHKVLNQLEELLSDMKSDVSRLPATLARIPPVAQRLQMSERSILSRLAATAPGGATTPTGQAALLAQQFPAGFSGGQLPASFAGAANFSNFRPQFSVPGQPPQGFTGSK; from the exons atgGCATCTGACGATGaagttgatgaaaattatgGTG gAGAAGAGGATGTTGATGAAACAGCTGCAACAGTAGCAAATGTAAATCCACCATTAGATGGTTCATCTGATGCTGAAGATCCACAAAGACTT aaggaagatgatgattatgaGCCAGAAgaacgaaaaaagaaaaaaggcaAAAAAAGGAAAGCTAGAAGTGAggataaaaaaggaaaaaaaaagaagaaaaagaaaaaatctgaTTCTGGTGATGAAAGTGATTATGGTGGAGGAGGTGTTGGTGGTACTGGTGAAGTTGCTGATGGTGCTGGTGAAGATAGTGATTATGGTAGTAATCGTAAAAGTAGAAAATCATCATCACGTAAATCATCAAGTCataatacatcaacaacacaAAGTCAAGAACCAGCAACTGGAATGCCAACAATTGAAGAAGTTTGTAGTACATTTGATTTAACTGATGTACAAATTGATTATAGTGATGctgattttcaaaatttaacaacatataaattatttcaacaacatGTTAGACCTTTATTGGCTAAAGAAAATCCAAAAGTACCAATGTCTAAATTAATGATGTTAGTTGCTGCTAAATGGCGTgatttttctgaattaaatCCACATACACAAGGTGATGCTGATGTATCAACAGCAAATGTTGATGAAGAAAGTAGAGGTGTTAGATCAAATCGTGGTGCACCAGTACAAGAAgctgatgaagatgatgatgatgatgaagatagtGATCGTAAACGTAAATCACGTGGTTCACGTgctaaaaaaggaaaaaaagcaTCAAAAGTACCAacacttaaaattaaattaggcAAAAGAAAACGTGGAAGTTCTGATGAAGAAGCTGAAGGTAGTACTGCTGGTACTGATCGTGATTCTGATATGGAATTTGAACAAATGTTAGCTGATGCTGAGGATCCAGTTGAAGATGCAACTAAAGTTGAAGATAATGCACCAGAAGTACCAGCTGAACCACCAATACGTAGAAAGGCCAAAACAAAGATTggtaataaaactaaaaagaaaaaaacaaaaaaaacagcatCTAAATTTCCAGATGGCGAg ACTGATCATCAAGATTATTGTGAAGTTTGTCAACAAGGTGGTGAAATAATACTTTGTGATACATGCCCAAGAGCATATCATTTAGTTTGTCTTGAGCCAGAATTAGAAGAAACACCTGAAGGAAAATGGAGCTGTCCACACTGCGAAGGCGAAG gtgctgctgatgatgatgatgaacacATGGAATTTTGTCGAGTGTGTAAGGACGGTGGTGAATTACTATGTTGTGATAGTTGTACAAGTGCATATCACACTCATTGTTTAAATCCTCCATTAACAGAAATACCAGAAGGTTCATGGAAATGTCCAAGATGTTCATGTCCACCAATAATGGCTaaagtatcaaaaatattaacatggAGATGGAAAGAAATAACAGATGAATCATCTGATGAACCATCAACAAGTAAAACACCACCAAAAACACGTAAAATAcgtgaattttttgttaaatggGCTGATATGTCATATTGGCATTGTGATTGGATAACTGAATTACAACTTGATGTATTTCATCCACTTATGTTTAGaaattattcaagaaaatatgATATGGATGAACCACCAAAACTTGAAGAACCACTTGATGAAAGTGATAGTCGTGTTAAACGTTTAAGAGATCATGATGGTGGTCATAATCGTGATGAATATAATCTTGAAGAAAGATTTTATCGTTATGGTGTACGTCCAGAATGGTTAGTTGTACATCGTGTTATTAATCATCGTCTTCAACGTGATGGTAGAGCAACATATTTAGTTAAATGGCGTGAATTAGGATATGATTTAGCAACATGGGAAGATGAACATGAAGATATACCTGGTTTAAAACAAgctattgattattattctgATTTACGTGCAGCAAATTCACTTGAAGGTACAACATCAAGAAAAGGTAAAAAAGGTAAAggtaaaaaatctaaaacacgtgaacttattgatgatgaagaaagaGTACCAAAAAGATATACACCACCACCAGATAAACCAAcaactgatttaaaaaaaaaatatgaaagacAACCagattatttagaaataactGGTATGCAACTTCATCCATATCAATTAGAGGGTCTTAATTGGTTACGTTATTCATGGGGTCAAGGGATTGATACAATTCTTGCTGATGAAATGGGTCTTGGTAAAACAATTCaaacaataacatttttatattcattatataaAGAGGGACATTGTAAAGGACCATTTTTAGTATCAGTaccattatcaacaattattaattgggAACGTGAATTTGAAACATGGGCACCTGATTTTTATTGTGTAACATATGTTGGTGATAAAGATTCACGTATTGTTATACGTGAAAATGAAATGTCATTTGAAGAAGGTGCTGTACGTGGTGGACGTGCATCAAAAATACGTTCatcacaaattaaatttaatgtattattaacaAGTTATGAACTTGTATCAATTGATTCAGCATGTTTAGGCTCCATTGATTGGGCTGTATTAGTTGTTGATGAAGCACATAgattaaaatcaaatcaatcaaaattttttagattattgGCATCATATAATAttgcatataaattattattaactggtacaccattacaaaataatcttgaagaattatttcatttattaaattttctttgtcgtgataaatttaatgatttatcaacatttcAAAATGAATTTGCTGATATATCTAAAGAAgaacaagttaaaaaattacatgaaatgTTAGGACCACATATGTTACGTCGTTTAAAAGctgatgtattaaaaaatatgccaAGTAAATCAGAATTTATTGTACGTGTTGAATTATCaccaatgcaaaaaaaatattataaatatattttaacaagaAATTTCGAAGCATTAAATCCCAAGGGTGGTGGACAAcaagtatcattattaaatattatgatggatttaaaaaaatgttgtaatCATCCATATTTATTTCCTGCAGCTTCACAAGAAGCACCAACTGGACCAAATGGTAATTATGAAACAACAGCATTAATTAAAGCTGCTGGTAAACTTGTATTATTAAGTACAATGTTAACAAAATTACGTTTAGATGGTCATcgtgtattaatattttcacaaaTGACAAAAATGTTAGATATACTTGAAGATTATCTTGAGGGTGAAGGttataaatatgaaagaatTGATGGTAATATAACTGGTACACAACGCCAAGAAGCTATTGATAGATTTAATGCACCTGGTGCACaacaatttgtatttttattatcaacacgTGCTGGTGGTCTTGGTATTAATTTAGCAACAGCAGATACTGTGATAATTTATGATTCTGATTGGAATCCACATAATGATATACAAGCATTTTCACGTGCTCATCGTATTGGACAAGCAAATAAAGTTATGATATATCGTTTTGTAACACGTAATTCAGTTGAAGAACGTGTTACACAAGTtgctaaaagaaaaatgatgcTTACACATTTAGTTGTTAGACCTGGTATGGGTGGTAAAGgttcaaatttttcaaaacaagAACTTGATGATATATTACGTTTTGGTActgaagaattatttaaagaagaagaaggtAAAGAAGATGAAGCTATTCATTATGATGAAAAAGCTGTTGCTGAATTATTAGATCGTAGTAAAGAAGGAAttgaacaaaaagaaaattgggcaaatgaatatttaagttCATTTAAAGTTGCATCATATGTTACTAAAGAAGGTGAAATTGAAGAAGAAGCTGATactgaaattattaaacaagaaGCTGAAAATACTGATCCAGCATATTGGATTAAATTATTAAGACATCATTatgaacaacaacaagaagATATTGCTAGAACACTTGGCAAAGGTAAACGTGTtagaaaacaaattaattatagtgATGGTGGTGTTACTGGTGATCAAGGTGCACGTGATGATCAACCATGGCAAGAAAATTTGTCTGATTATAATAGTGATTTTAGTGCACcaagtgatgatgataaagaggATGAcgattttgatgaaaaaggTGATGGAGATTTATTATCAAGACGTAGTAGACGTCGTCTTGAAAGACGTGATGAAAAAGATAGACCATTACCACCACTTTTAGCAAGAGTCAATGGAAATATGgag gtACTTGGATTTAATGCCAGACAAAGAAAagcatttttaaatgcaataatGAGATATGGAATGCCACCACAAGATGCATTTAATTCACAATG GTTGGTGCGAGACCTCAGGGGAAAATCCGAAAAGAACTTCAAGGCCTACGTTTCATTATTTATGCGTCATCTTTGTGAACCTGGTGCTGATAATGCTGAAACATTTGCTGATGGTGTACCACGTGAGGGTTTAAGTCGTCAACATGTATTAACAAGAATTGGTGTCATGTCATTGATACGTAAAAAAGTACAAGAATTTGAACATATTAATGGATATTATTCAATGCCTGAAATGATTCGTAAACCAGTTGAGCCTGTTAAAAATGATGGTACAGCAACAATAGCAGCTGTAGCAGCTggaacaacaataacaacagttACTGGTGATGCTGCATCAACAGCTACTGCTACAACAACAACTGCTTCTGGTGCTGCTAATAGTAATGCAACTACAACAGTTACAAATGCCGTTAGTCCGACAACAgtagcaacaacaacaacaactgtcGTTGCCACAGATGgtacaacaacaactacaacaacagcagcaacagaAACAGCAGgagaaacaacaacaacaactgcaACAGCAGAAACAACAACTACTAGTAGTACTACTACATCTCCAACTACTGTTACATCACCATCAGAAACAACAAATACAACTGAAACTGAATCAAAATCTATAAGTTCTGAGTCTACTGatgataaagaaattaaagaagatgataaagaaaaagaaaaagaaaaattagatattaaagaaataaaagatgaaTCAAAAGATACTAAAGAAATATCTGaaattgttaatgataaacaaaaagacaatgaagaagaaaaaataacagaaaatgaaaattctgaTAAAGATAAAGAACCAGTTGATCTTAAAACTGAAAAACCAATAACAACACCAGCAGAAACAACAATAActctaataaaaaatgatgaaaaatctgATAATGAAACAAAGCCAAAGGTTGAAAATGATGAGGAAGTTGTTATTGTcaaagatgatgaagaagatgcTGAAAATAAAGATACAAAAGATACAAAAGATAAAGATAGCAAAGATAATGAAGTTGATATTAAACCAAaacgtaaatttatgtttaatattGCTGATGGTGGTTTTACTGAATTACATACATTATggttaaatgaagaaaaagctGCAGTGCCAGGACGTGAATATGAAATATGGCATAGAAGACATGATTATTGGTTACTTGCTGGTATTGTAACACATGGTTATGGACGTTGGCAAGATATACAAAATGATATTAgatttgcaataataaatgaaccaTTTAAAATGGATGTTGGTAAAGGTAATTTtttggaaattaaaaataaatttcttgcaagacgttttaaattattagaacAAGCACTTGTTATTGAAGAACAATTAAGAAGAGCAGCATATCTTAATTTAACACAAGATCCAAATCATCCAGCAATGAGTCTTAATGCAAGATTTGCTGAAGTTGAATGTCTTGCTGAATCACATCAACATCTTAGTAAAGAATCACTTGCTGGTAATAAACCAGCAAATGCTGTACTACATAAAGTATTGAATCAATTGGAAGAACTTTTATCAGATATGAAATCTGATGTTAGTCGTTTACCAGCAACATTAGCACGTATACCACCAGTTGCACAACGTTTACAAATGTCTGAACGTTCAATTCTCAGTCGTCTTGCTGCAACAGCACCTGGTGGTGCAACAACACCAACTGGTCAAGCTGCATTATTAGCACAACAATTTCCAGCTGGTTTTTCTGGTGGACAATTACCAGCATCATTTGCTGGTGCAGCTAATTTTAGCAATTTCAGGCCACAGTTCTCGGTACCGGGACAACCCCCACAGGGTTTTACAGGTTCGAAATGA